Proteins encoded within one genomic window of Triticum aestivum cultivar Chinese Spring chromosome 2D, IWGSC CS RefSeq v2.1, whole genome shotgun sequence:
- the LOC123048456 gene encoding uncharacterized protein — protein sequence MAGDELVAAEPAECSRWVLMCLLAVVGSTLFVVGTGMFAYVEHVEQLPDLSWFPSPHVAFFISGTHAYKAVACTTRGAAARRAVDRLHYDRRPLQGHWLQRSARASHNPGLLHAVPNHH from the exons ATGGCCGGCGACGAGCTTGTGGCGGCGGAGCCCGCGGAGTGTAGCAGGTGGGTGCTGATGTGTCTACTGGCCGTCGTCGGTTCGACTCTTTTCGTCGTCGGCACCGGCATGTTTGCCTACGTCGAGCATGTTGAGCAGCTTCCCGACCTCAGCTGGTTTCCGTCGCCTCACGTCGCGTTCTTCATCTCCG GAACTCACGCGTATAAAGCGGTCGCCTGCACCACACGAGGCGCCGCAGCTCGCCGGGCCGTCGACCGCCTCCACTATGACCGTCGGCCGCTGCAGGGACATTGGCTGCAGCGGAGCGCTCGAGCTTCGCACAACCCCGGCCTCCTCCATGCAGTTCCCAATCATCACTGA